In Azospirillum humicireducens, the genomic stretch GGTCAGCTCATCGCCGAGCGCAGCGGCCTGGTCGTCGTCACCATAACCTACCGTCTCGGCACGCTGGGGTTCCTGCCCATCGAAGGGCTGGCCGCGCCGAATCTGGGGCTGCATGACCAGATCACCGCCCTTCGCTGGATCCGGCAGGCGATCGGCGCGTTCGGCGGCGACCCGGACCGCATCACCGTCGCCGGCCAGTCGGCGGGCGCCTACAGCATCGCCAGCCTGCTGGGCTTGCCTGTTGGACGTTCACTGTTCAACCAGGCGATCCTGATGAGCGCGCCGACCGGAATCAAGCTGCGGACACCGGAGGAGTGCAAGCCCATCGTCCAGGGCCTGCTCGAACTGCTCGGGCTGGAGCCGGGCCAGACCGCGGCGTTGCGCGACATTCCCATCGATACCCTGATCGAGGCCCAGGGCAAGCTGCTGCGGCGCCCGCCGACGACTCCGGGCGACATCACACCGCCCTTCATGCCTGCCTATGACGGCGTGCTGATTCCCCGCGATCCCCTGGCGTCGCTCCGGGATGGCAGCGCCGGATGGTGCAGCACCGTCGTTGGCGTGACCCGTGAGGAATACGCCGCCTTCCATGCCGGCAACCCGATGCTGGCCGGCCTGACCGAGGAGCAACTGCTGGCGGCGATCGCCGGCCTGTATGGCGACCGGGCGGGCGCGGTGGTGTCGGCGGCGCGGACGGGACGCGTGCCGACGACGCCGCAGACGCTGCTCAGCGACTTGCGCAGCGACGATACCTTCATCCAACCGAACATGGATTTCGCCGAAGCCCAACTTCGCCATTGCGCCCCGACGGGCGCCCGCACCTTCGTCTACCGCTTCGACTGGCAATCGCCCAATGCGGCGCTCGGCGCCTGCCATTGCCTGGACCTGCCCTTCCTGTTCGGGAATCTTGCCGTCTGGCAGGAGGCCGCCCCGATGCTGCACGGTGCGAACCGGGCGGAACTGGAGGACCTCTGCCGGCTGTTCCAGGGTGCTCTTCTGCGCTTCGCGGCGCAGGGGGATCCCAACGGCCCGGACACGCCGGCCTGGCCGTCGCATGATCGGGGCCGCGCGGTTCTGCATGTCGACCGGCGGATCTACGCCGCCGGGCTGATCGGTTAGCACATCGCCGGGAGCGGTTCCATCCGCTCCCCGTCCCGAACGAATGCCCCGGCTGCCGGGAGGTTTGAGCGGCCTCCCCGCCCTTTGCACGATAAAAAACCAAGCACAAAGAAGCAGTACCAAACAAAATCAAAGGGCCTCGCGTGTCCTTGTCGGATCGACGGGGTTCCGAACAGAACAGGAGGCTTACGAGATGACTTCCAGCCAATTTGCGGAAGGGAATGACGCAATTTCGTCCGGCAGGACGAGAAGCCTATATACTATTGTAATCACCTGTTTCCTGATTGCGATGTTCGATGGTTTCGACATCAACGCGATCACCTTTACTGCTCCCGTTCTGGCCCGTGAATGGGGAATCGCACCGGCCCAGATGGCGCCGGTGTTCCTTGCCACCAGCGCCGGGGCCGTTCTCGGCTATATCGCCTGCGGTGCGCTGGTCGCGCGCTGGGGACAGCGGGTGGTGGCGGCGACAAGCGTGCTGCTGTTCTCGCTGGGCACGCTGGCCACCATCACCGCCACCGACGTATTCACGATGAGCCTGCTACGCTTCGTCACTTCCATCGGACTGGGCGGGGCGCTGCCGGTGGCGGTTGCCACGGCGGCCGGCGTCATGCCGGAGCGTCACCGCGGCACGGCGGCCATCCTGGTGGCCACCGGCCTATCGGCCGGCGGTGTCGTCGGGGGCGTTCTCGGCGCTCCGTTGATGGCGCATTTCGGATGGACCGCGATCTTCATCGTCGGCGGGCTCCTTCCCCTGTTGCTGGTGCCCGCCATTCTGCTGGTCCTCAGGAATGCCGAATCCACCCCCAAAGGCGAGGGCGGCAAGCTGGTCCGCGAACTGTTCCGCCACGGATTGGCCGCCCGGACCATCCTGCTGTGGCTGTTCTCCTTCCTCGTCTTCATCGACGCCTACGCCCTGCTGTACTGGATCCCGTCGCTGCTGAGCGGCATGGGGATGCCCAGCGAACTGGCGCCCACCAGCACCGCAGTCTTCTCGATGGGTGGGTTGGTCGGCAACATCGCATTGACCCTGCTGATCTCCCGGCTCGGTGCACCGCTTACGCTGATGGTTGCGACGATCGTCGGTCTCGTCAGCATGGCTGCCTTCGGGCTGTTGCACGCACCGCTCGATCTGATGATGCCGCTCGTCTTCGGCATCGGTGCCGGCTCGATCCCGTGTTGCGTCGGCCAGAGCGCCCTGGCGGTCGCCTTCTATCCCGACCGTCTGCGGGCGGCCGGAATCGGCTGGGCGGCGGCGGTCGGACGGATCGGCTCGATCCTCGGTCCGGCGGTCGGCGGAGCGGCGCTTTCCCTTCAACTGGCCCCGCAGCAGATCATCCTGGCCGCCACGGTGCCCGTCTTCTGCGCCTTCCTTGTCCTGGTCGTGCTGGCGGGACGGGAGCGCCGGAGGGCCTGATCCTGTCCGCCGCCGCTGTCCCATCAAAGGGGCGGCGGGCAGGATACCGCCTCCGAAACCTCCATCGCAGTCGCGATTTTTCGTGATCGACGCAATGGCGCAAGCCGGGCGGCGCACGGCTCCACCTTGCCTTTTGTCCGGGAAGTACCGGGGGTCCTCAAAAAATACCCGGAGCCCAGCGAATGAAAAATTCATTCGTCAAAGAAAAATCTTCCTATCCTGAACAGGGAAATCAGAGACATGACCAGAAAGAACGAGAGCCGTTCCAAGTTTTTCACATTGCTTCTGTTGTCTTCCAGCCTTCTCTTCTGTGGCAAGGCAGCCTTTGCCGCGGATCCCGCCGCCGCCCCGAAGGGCCCGGCCCCGATCCAGTTCATTCGCTATGAAGACGACCTGTCCTGGTACGCCGATCCGAAGAACCGCGAACTGTTCATCGACAAGCTCAAATACATACCGATTTCCGACAGCGGCTATATCAGTTTCGGTGGCGATCTCCGCACCCAATACGAGAACTACACACCGCCGAACTTCGGGATGCGCAATCTCGGCCGCAACGAATGGCTGGCGACCCGCGCCCTGTTCCACGTCGACATCAAGAGCGGCTTCGGGCCGCGGGCCTATATCGAGTTTGGCCGTGAGGAGATCGCGGGCAAGAAGGGGCCCTTTACCCCGAACGACGAAAGCAACCTCGATCTTCAGCAGGGGTTCATCGACCTGCCGGTTGCGGTCGGCGGCGGAACGGTGACGGCGCGCATTGGGCGGCAGGAGTTCTTCCTGGGATCGGGCCTGTTCCAGAGCCTGGCAGAGGGCGCCAACATCCGCAACGCCTTCGACGCCGCCCATGTCCTGTTCAAATACGGCAATGTCGAAGGCAGGGCTTTCTATGGCCATCCGCTCCGCCAATCCACCTACGCGTTCGAGGATGCGCCAAATCTCGATCTAGACCATTACGGCCTGTATACGACGGTCAAATCGGTGCTGCCCGGCCTGAATGTCGACGGTTATTTCTTCGGATACGACCGCAAGGGCAACCGCTTCAACCAGGGAACCGCCGACGAGGAGCGGCGCACCGTGGGTACCCGCCTGTGGGGCCGGTCAGGTCCCTGGGATTACAGTGGCGACTTCGCCTATCAGTTCGGCTCCTTCGGCAGCGGAACCATCAGCGCCTGGGGATCGATGCTGTCCGGCGGCTACAGCTTCTCCGGTACACCCATGGCTCCGCGGCTGTCGGTCACGGCAATCGCGGCATCGGGCGACCGGGATCCGGCGAAGCGGACGCTCAACACCTTCAACCCGATGTTCTCACTGTCCCCGCTGCTTTCGGAATCGAACAGCTTCGTTCCGATGAACCTGATCAGCGTCTATCCGAAGGTCACGGTCAGGCCGCTGGACGGGCTGTCGATCTCGGCCGGTGTCAATGCGATGTGGCGCCAATCCAAGGGAGACGGCGTCTATACGGTGCCCACCGTGCTGGTGGCCAGAGGGTCGGCGTCCTCCAGCAGCTATGTCGGGGCGACGGCCGAGTTCGCGGCACTTTGGAACGTGAACCACTTTGTCACGGTCAATGCCGCCTATACGCATTTCAAGGCGGGAGATGCCCTGAAGGAGGCAGGCGGAAAGAATTTCGACTACACCCGTGCCGGGCTGCTGCTCCATTTCTAGCCGCCGCCATCCCCGATCGCCTTCGGTCGGCCCGGCGGGCGGACTCTCCGCCGTAGATCGTTGGGTCGACCGATGCGAGACCGGCCCCCCCACCGCCCTGCGCATACCTCCTGGGTATGGAAACAGGACTCAATCGGTTTTGGATCCCGACCATCGTTTCAAACGATAATCAGCAATAAAAACTCTCAAACTGCACGAGCCCACCCATCTGGGCGCACCGATTTGGGGATGTTCGCGTGACGGGAATCGAGCGGACCGAAACCGCGTTGCAGGACACGGCCACCCGGCACCCGTTCCGCCCACATCCACGTCTTCGTCAGCGCCCCCGGTTCTCGCAAGCCGACGATGCAGATCGACATCAAGGTCGATCCGCCGATCGACGACGATTTCGCCTTCGACTTCCATCCGGTCGAGGAACGACCCCCGCCTGTCCTGGCGGGGGCGTCCTCGTTTAAGACGCCGGCATCCGATAGGGGGACAGCCGGTATGGGATTTGCTTGGGGTCCGTATCGTTACGAAGATTGTCCAAAGCCAGAAGGATGCGCCGCCATGGACATGATTGCCGCCGACATGCCTGCCGCCCCATCGTCCTTCAATGCGCCGTCCTTCAATGCCTCTGCGCTTCGGCTGTGCCGCATCTTCGAAACGTCGGATCTGGACGACGCCCGCGAACGGATTTCCAAGGTGATGCAGCCGCACAGCCTGATGGCCTGTGGCCGACCGCAGGGCCACCAGACCTCGCACATGGATTTCATGGCGATGAAGGGCATGGGGATCGGCACGATCAAGTTCGGCCAAGCATCCATCGCGGTGCCGCCGCTGGATGATTACTATCTTGCCATTCTCTGCGTCAGCGGGGGTGCCGAAATCCGCATTGAGCGCGATACCTTCACCGTGGACCGTTTCAACGGCGTGCTCTGTTCACCGGGAAGCCCAATCGCTGGGCAATTTTCGCCCGATTGCGAGCAGCTGGTGCTCAAGATCGCGCGCACCCGTCTGGCTGCCTTCAACGGGCCGCGGCCGGTGCGGCTGGCGGCAAGGCTGGATCTGCGCAGCCCCCGGCTGACGCCGCTGCTGGTGGCGCTGCGCGGCGTGATCGGCGACCCGGCCACCGTGCGGCTGATCCGCAACGATCCGGTGGTCGCTGCCGAATATGAACAGCTGTTCCTGCGATTGCTGCTTGCCGGTCAGGACTGTGCGGAGACCGACGACCGGCCGCAAGGACCGCGGCCGGTCTCGGTTCATCGCGCCATCGCCTATCTGCGGGAAAATTCCACCGCCGCGATCACGCTGGCCGACATCGCCCAAGCGGCCGGCGTGCCGGAACGCACGCTGCACGACGCCTTCAAGCGCTTCGAAGGCGTCAGTCCGCTGCGCTATCTGCGCAACCTGCGCCTGGACGATGTCCATGCGCAGCTGCGCAGCGGAGGAGGCGAGGACGCCAGCGTGACGGTGATCGCGCTGAATGCCGGCTTCACCCATCTGAGCCGCTTCGCCCAGGACTATGCCGAGCGTTTCGGCGAGCGGCCGTCCGACACCCTGCGCCGGGGCTGTGCCTGACGGCGGGCGCCCGTCAGCCCTTGCCGGACATCAGCCGGAGCGCCGCCTTCGACAGGGAAGAGTTCGGGTCGTTCAGCAGATTCGGCACCTCGAAATGGTTACGGCCCTCCAGAAGGAAGCGCCCGGCGAGGTGGCCGGACGCATCCAGTGCGTCGGCGAACTGGATCGACTGGCGTTTGAATTCGGGGCTTTCCTTCTCGCCCCAGGCGACGACGACCGGGCAGGCGACGCGGTCCATCGCCCTGATCGGGCTGAGATCGTCGCGTTCGCGCCCGCTCACCTTGACGTAGGAGCTGCGGACCGACAGCAGGACCGGGTAAAGGTCGCACATGCCGCTCAGCACCATCCCGCCCTTCAACAGCGTCGGCGGGGCGCCGAACGCCGCCCAGTCCGTCGTCAGCATCACGGCGGCCAGATGCCCGCCAGAGGAATGGCCGGCGACATGGATGCGGTCCGGGTCGCCGCCGAACCGTGCCGCGTTGCGCCACACCCAAAGCAATGCGCGGCGGCATTGATCGGCCATGCCGGGCAGGGTGTTGATCGGCAGATTGTCGAAATCGATGGCGACATAGATCGCGCCGTTGCCGACGAAGGTCATCGCCGGGGCCGAAACCGACAGCTTGGACAGGGCACGCCAGGCGCCGCCATGGATGAACACCATCACTGGCAGCCGGTCGGCGTTCGCCGGGGCGAAGACGTCCAGCGTTTCAGACGGGCGGTCGCCATAGCTGAAGGTTTCCGGCGGATGCGCGCGCCGGACGGCGGCGCTGCCGGTCTCGTAGCCGTCGATCACCTCCTTGGCATTGGGCGCCCAGACGGTCTGGGTATAGGCGGCGTCCAGCTGCTCCTGCGTGTAATCGAGAAAGACGGTGGGGGCGTCGGCGGCCCAGGCCGTGACCGGCAGGGCGCCGACAGCCAGCGTCGTGGCGCCGGCTCTCAGAAAGCCGCGTCTGTTCATGTTGAATCCTCTGTGCGAAGTCGCGGGAAGGGAAGTAGGAGCGTCTCATTCTCTCGGGCGGCGGGCGTGGCCATCCGGCCGCTTGCCTCCGCAGGCACCCGTCTGGGGAGGACCCCGCAACCGCCCTTGGCCGGCCCTTGGGCGGCCCGTGCCGATGAAGCTCTCGATCCCGACAGGTCAGGATCGAAAGCCGCAGGTATCAGATGTGCAGGTAGGTTTCGTGAATGTCTGTTGCGCGGCCCAACTCCGCGCTGGTGCCGCTCCACACCGTGCGGCCCTTCTCGATCACCGCGCAGGCGTCGGCGAGGCGCAGCACCGCCGACAGGTTCTTGTCCACCAGAAGGATGGACTGGCCCTCGCGCTTCAGCGTTTCCAGCACCGCCCAGATCTCGGCGCGGATTACCGGGGCGAGTCCTTCGGTGGCCTCGTCCAGGATCAGCAGGCGCGGGTTGGTCATCAACGCCCGGCCGATCGCCAGCATCTGCTGCTCGCCGCCGGACAGGCGGTTGCCCAGGTTGCGGCGGCGTTCGCGCAGGCGGGGGAACAGCTCCCACACCGCTTGGAGCGTCCAGCGCGCCGGCTCACCGTCGCGGGTTGCGGCGGTGGCGACGAGGTTCTCCTCGACCGTCAGGGTCGGGAAGATCTGGCGGCCTTCCGGCACCAGCCCGACGCCGAGCCGCGCCACCCGGTGCGGCGGCATGCGGTCGATGCCCTGTCCGTCGAAGCTGATCCCGCCGCCCCAGCGCGGAACCAGCCCCATGACGGCGGAGATGGTCGTTGTCTTGCCCATGCCGTTGCGGCCCATCAGCGCCAGCACCTGCCCGGCCTCGATGGAGAGCGACACGTCGAACAGCACCTGGCTCTGGCCGTAGCCCGCCGTGAGATTGTCGATCTTCAGCATCACGCCAACGCGTCCTCTCCAAGATAGGCCGTGCGGACTTCCGGATGGCCGCGGATCTCGTCCACCGTGCCGGTGACGATGATCCGGCCATAGACCAGGACGGAAATGCGGTCGGCCAGGGCGAACACCGCCTGCATGTCGTGCTCGACCAGCAGGATGCCGTAGCGGCTGCGCAGGTCGCGCAGGATGCCGATCAGCCGTTCGGTCTCCTCCGGCCCGGCCCCGGCCAGCGGCTCGTCGAGCAGCAGCAGGCGAGGGTTCATCGCGATGGCGATGGCGAGTTCGAGCTGGCGCTTCTCGCCATGCGACAGGGCGGCGGCGCTGCGGTCGGCGACCCGCCCCAGCCCGACGGTGTCCAGCGCCGCCCGAGCCTCCTCGTTCAGCGCGGCTTCGCCGGCGACCGGGCGCAGGAAGCGGAAGGAGGAACCGCTGCGCGCCTGCACCGCCAGCGCCACATTCTCCAGCGCGGTGAATCCCGGCACGACGCTGGTGATCTGGAAGCTGCGGGCCAGCCCCAGCCGGGCGCGGCGCTCGAACGGCAGGGCGGTCACATCCCGCCCGGCGAAGCGGATCGTCCCGCGGTCCGGGCGCAGGGTGCCGCTGATCTGGTGGATGAGGGTGGTCTTGCCCGCACCGTTCGGGCCGATGACCGCATGGATCTCGCCCGGCAGGACGGTCAGCGACACGTCGGAGGTCACGGTTAGCGCGCCGAAATTCTTGCTCAGGCCGCGCAGCTCCAGCAACGGATCAGGCATCGGCATTCCTCCGTTTGGGCGAGGCGAACCGGAAGGCGGCACGCAGGCGTGGCGGAGCGCCGATCAGCCCGTCCGGCAGGAACAGCACCGACAGCACCAGCAGCGGCCCGAACACCAGCCGCCAATAGACCAGCAGGTGCGACAGCGATTCCTCCAGCAGCACGATGGCCAGCGCCCCCAGGATCGCCCCGCCGATCTGGCCGACGCCGCCCAGGATGACCATGAACAGCAGCTCGCCGGACCGTGTCCAGGACAGCAGGGCGGGCGACACGAACTCCGACGCGTTGGCCAGCAGGGCGCCGGCCAGACCGCCGACCGCCCCCGCCATCACATAGGCGACCAGACGGTAGGGGTAGGGCTGGAACCCCACCGCCAGCGCCCGCTGTGGATTCTCCCGTGCCGCCCGCAGCACCCGGCCGAACCGGCTGCCCAGCAGCAGGGTTCCCCCCACCCACACCAGGGCCAGCAGGCCCAGGCAGAGGAAATGGAAGGCCAGCCGGTTGTCCATGATCCGCATCCCCAGCCATTCGGTGCGGGCATACAGCGTATAACCGTCATCGCCGCCCAGGCTGGAGAAGGAGGAGGTGGTGAAGAAGGCCATCTGGCCGAACGCCAGCGTGATCATGATGAAATGCACGCCGCTGGTGCGCAGCGACACCGCTCCCGTCACGAGCGCGTAGGCGGCGGCAGCGGCGATGGCGGCGGGAAAGACGATCAGCCCCTCGCTGACCCCGGCGGCATCGAAGGCGACCACCGCGTAGGCGCCGATCCCCATCGTCGCGGCGTGGCCCAGGCTGACCAGCCCGGCGCCGCCGACCAGCAGCGACAGGCTGACCGCCGCCATGCCCAGGATCATCGCGCGGGCCAGCAGGCCGAGCGCGAAGCCGTCGCCGAAGCCCAGGAAGGGGGCCGCCGCCAGCGCCAGCAGCGTGACCAGCGCCAGCGCGTGTTTGCGAAGTGGTGCCGTCATGCCGCGCGCCCTC encodes the following:
- a CDS encoding branched-chain amino acid ABC transporter permease, with the protein product MTAPLRKHALALVTLLALAAAPFLGFGDGFALGLLARAMILGMAAVSLSLLVGGAGLVSLGHAATMGIGAYAVVAFDAAGVSEGLIVFPAAIAAAAAYALVTGAVSLRTSGVHFIMITLAFGQMAFFTTSSFSSLGGDDGYTLYARTEWLGMRIMDNRLAFHFLCLGLLALVWVGGTLLLGSRFGRVLRAARENPQRALAVGFQPYPYRLVAYVMAGAVGGLAGALLANASEFVSPALLSWTRSGELLFMVILGGVGQIGGAILGALAIVLLEESLSHLLVYWRLVFGPLLVLSVLFLPDGLIGAPPRLRAAFRFASPKRRNADA
- a CDS encoding AraC family transcriptional regulator, whose translation is MDMIAADMPAAPSSFNAPSFNASALRLCRIFETSDLDDARERISKVMQPHSLMACGRPQGHQTSHMDFMAMKGMGIGTIKFGQASIAVPPLDDYYLAILCVSGGAEIRIERDTFTVDRFNGVLCSPGSPIAGQFSPDCEQLVLKIARTRLAAFNGPRPVRLAARLDLRSPRLTPLLVALRGVIGDPATVRLIRNDPVVAAEYEQLFLRLLLAGQDCAETDDRPQGPRPVSVHRAIAYLRENSTAAITLADIAQAAGVPERTLHDAFKRFEGVSPLRYLRNLRLDDVHAQLRSGGGEDASVTVIALNAGFTHLSRFAQDYAERFGERPSDTLRRGCA
- a CDS encoding alpha/beta hydrolase, with the translated sequence MNRRGFLRAGATTLAVGALPVTAWAADAPTVFLDYTQEQLDAAYTQTVWAPNAKEVIDGYETGSAAVRRAHPPETFSYGDRPSETLDVFAPANADRLPVMVFIHGGAWRALSKLSVSAPAMTFVGNGAIYVAIDFDNLPINTLPGMADQCRRALLWVWRNAARFGGDPDRIHVAGHSSGGHLAAVMLTTDWAAFGAPPTLLKGGMVLSGMCDLYPVLLSVRSSYVKVSGRERDDLSPIRAMDRVACPVVVAWGEKESPEFKRQSIQFADALDASGHLAGRFLLEGRNHFEVPNLLNDPNSSLSKAALRLMSGKG
- a CDS encoding ABC transporter ATP-binding protein, with the protein product MLKIDNLTAGYGQSQVLFDVSLSIEAGQVLALMGRNGMGKTTTISAVMGLVPRWGGGISFDGQGIDRMPPHRVARLGVGLVPEGRQIFPTLTVEENLVATAATRDGEPARWTLQAVWELFPRLRERRRNLGNRLSGGEQQMLAIGRALMTNPRLLILDEATEGLAPVIRAEIWAVLETLKREGQSILLVDKNLSAVLRLADACAVIEKGRTVWSGTSAELGRATDIHETYLHI
- a CDS encoding MFS transporter, which produces MFDGFDINAITFTAPVLAREWGIAPAQMAPVFLATSAGAVLGYIACGALVARWGQRVVAATSVLLFSLGTLATITATDVFTMSLLRFVTSIGLGGALPVAVATAAGVMPERHRGTAAILVATGLSAGGVVGGVLGAPLMAHFGWTAIFIVGGLLPLLLVPAILLVLRNAESTPKGEGGKLVRELFRHGLAARTILLWLFSFLVFIDAYALLYWIPSLLSGMGMPSELAPTSTAVFSMGGLVGNIALTLLISRLGAPLTLMVATIVGLVSMAAFGLLHAPLDLMMPLVFGIGAGSIPCCVGQSALAVAFYPDRLRAAGIGWAAAVGRIGSILGPAVGGAALSLQLAPQQIILAATVPVFCAFLVLVVLAGRERRRA
- a CDS encoding alginate export family protein gives rise to the protein MTRKNESRSKFFTLLLLSSSLLFCGKAAFAADPAAAPKGPAPIQFIRYEDDLSWYADPKNRELFIDKLKYIPISDSGYISFGGDLRTQYENYTPPNFGMRNLGRNEWLATRALFHVDIKSGFGPRAYIEFGREEIAGKKGPFTPNDESNLDLQQGFIDLPVAVGGGTVTARIGRQEFFLGSGLFQSLAEGANIRNAFDAAHVLFKYGNVEGRAFYGHPLRQSTYAFEDAPNLDLDHYGLYTTVKSVLPGLNVDGYFFGYDRKGNRFNQGTADEERRTVGTRLWGRSGPWDYSGDFAYQFGSFGSGTISAWGSMLSGGYSFSGTPMAPRLSVTAIAASGDRDPAKRTLNTFNPMFSLSPLLSESNSFVPMNLISVYPKVTVRPLDGLSISAGVNAMWRQSKGDGVYTVPTVLVARGSASSSSYVGATAEFAALWNVNHFVTVNAAYTHFKAGDALKEAGGKNFDYTRAGLLLHF
- a CDS encoding ABC transporter ATP-binding protein: MPDPLLELRGLSKNFGALTVTSDVSLTVLPGEIHAVIGPNGAGKTTLIHQISGTLRPDRGTIRFAGRDVTALPFERRARLGLARSFQITSVVPGFTALENVALAVQARSGSSFRFLRPVAGEAALNEEARAALDTVGLGRVADRSAAALSHGEKRQLELAIAIAMNPRLLLLDEPLAGAGPEETERLIGILRDLRSRYGILLVEHDMQAVFALADRISVLVYGRIIVTGTVDEIRGHPEVRTAYLGEDALA
- a CDS encoding carboxylesterase/lipase family protein; its protein translation is MTAIEDVVATTPFGRLTGKRIGGVSSFKRVPYAAPPVGARRFALPGEPISWTGIRPATAPGPIPPQLPSRLDDVMGAYPAAQNEDCLHLDIWTPRSLDDKAPVLVFIHGGGFMTGGGSLPCYDGQLIAERSGLVVVTITYRLGTLGFLPIEGLAAPNLGLHDQITALRWIRQAIGAFGGDPDRITVAGQSAGAYSIASLLGLPVGRSLFNQAILMSAPTGIKLRTPEECKPIVQGLLELLGLEPGQTAALRDIPIDTLIEAQGKLLRRPPTTPGDITPPFMPAYDGVLIPRDPLASLRDGSAGWCSTVVGVTREEYAAFHAGNPMLAGLTEEQLLAAIAGLYGDRAGAVVSAARTGRVPTTPQTLLSDLRSDDTFIQPNMDFAEAQLRHCAPTGARTFVYRFDWQSPNAALGACHCLDLPFLFGNLAVWQEAAPMLHGANRAELEDLCRLFQGALLRFAAQGDPNGPDTPAWPSHDRGRAVLHVDRRIYAAGLIG